Proteins found in one Nitrosopumilus maritimus SCM1 genomic segment:
- a CDS encoding KEOPS complex subunit Pcc1 translates to MTLKFSAKITVDAKDKTKAIFDSVNTDNEFYPENPVKTEIKLDKKMTISVESEHLPHLRANLNSTLRLIQASNETIESVKI, encoded by the coding sequence ATGACGTTAAAGTTTAGTGCAAAAATTACAGTTGATGCAAAAGACAAAACAAAAGCAATTTTTGATTCAGTAAATACCGATAACGAGTTTTATCCTGAAAACCCTGTAAAGACTGAAATCAAACTAGACAAGAAAATGACAATTTCTGTAGAATCTGAGCATCTTCCCCACTTGAGGGCTAATCTCAACTCTACCTTGAGATTGATTCAAGCAAGTAATGAGACTATAGAATCGGTAAAGATATAA
- the rpsI gene encoding 30S ribosomal protein S9 → MTTPKTEIYFATRKTSSAHVYITKGQGKVRINNVPVEMIPQETAREVILAPLEITGDLRDKIDISVRVRGGGFMGQASAVATAISRALTGWTKSKKDPKDHPFPKSTREDLRKRITDYDKYLISGDARRKEPKKFGGPGARRRKQKSYR, encoded by the coding sequence ATGACAACACCAAAAACTGAAATCTATTTTGCAACTAGAAAGACATCTAGTGCACATGTTTACATTACTAAAGGACAAGGTAAAGTTAGAATTAACAACGTACCAGTTGAAATGATTCCTCAAGAAACTGCTCGTGAAGTAATTTTAGCACCACTTGAAATCACTGGGGATTTGAGAGACAAAATTGACATCTCTGTTAGAGTAAGAGGAGGAGGTTTCATGGGACAAGCAAGTGCTGTTGCAACTGCAATCTCTAGAGCACTAACAGGATGGACCAAATCAAAGAAAGATCCAAAAGATCATCCATTCCCAAAATCAACCAGAGAAGACCTTAGAAAAAGAATCACAGATTATGACAAATATCTAATCAGCGGTGACGCCAGAAGAAAAGAACCAAAGAAGTTTGGTGGACCTGGTGCAAGAAGAAGAAAGCAAAAATCATATCGTTAG
- a CDS encoding 50S ribosomal protein L37: MAKGKKSLKGLGARYGIKIRKQYTKIHLQLKEKRACPECGSKTFGRDAVGIWSCKKCSFKIAGTAYDVKV; this comes from the coding sequence ATGGCAAAGGGCAAGAAATCACTCAAAGGTCTTGGTGCAAGATACGGAATTAAAATTAGAAAACAATATACCAAAATTCATCTTCAATTAAAAGAAAAAAGAGCATGTCCTGAATGTGGTTCTAAAACATTTGGTAGAGATGCAGTAGGAATTTGGTCTTGCAAAAAATGCAGCTTCAAAATAGCTGGAACCGCATATGACGTTAAAGTTTAG
- the leuD gene encoding 3-isopropylmalate dehydratase small subunit produces MEPFKKTTSIVTPLDKVNVDTDQIVPKQFLKLVQKSGFGKFLFFNWRYDENENPKSDFVLNDSKYDNSHILVAGDNFGCGSSREHAVWALQDYGFSVIIAPSFADIFFSNCFKNGILPISLEQSVVEKLQQESEPIEVDLENQIIKTSSDEIHFEIDSHKKKILLEGLDDIAQTYQFEDKISEFEKQSTVPSVL; encoded by the coding sequence ATGGAACCTTTCAAGAAAACAACAAGCATTGTAACTCCACTTGACAAAGTTAATGTTGATACTGATCAGATCGTACCAAAACAATTTCTAAAACTAGTACAAAAGTCTGGATTTGGAAAATTTTTGTTCTTTAACTGGAGATATGATGAAAATGAAAACCCAAAATCTGATTTTGTCTTAAATGACTCAAAATATGATAACTCTCATATCTTGGTTGCAGGCGACAATTTTGGCTGTGGTTCTAGTAGGGAGCACGCAGTATGGGCACTCCAAGACTATGGTTTTTCAGTAATTATTGCCCCTTCATTTGCTGATATCTTCTTTAGCAATTGCTTCAAGAATGGAATCTTGCCAATTTCTTTAGAGCAAAGTGTTGTTGAGAAACTACAACAAGAGTCTGAACCGATCGAAGTTGATTTAGAAAATCAAATAATCAAAACATCTTCAGATGAAATACATTTTGAGATAGATTCTCACAAAAAGAAAATTCTCTTAGAGGGATTGGATGATATTGCACAAACATATCAATTTGAAGATAAGATTTCTGAATTTGAAAAACAGTCTACAGTCCCATCTGTTTTATGA
- a CDS encoding DUF6659 family protein, which translates to MDFEKLYSNILNLDSSIRYAAIQNNTGVKIAGGFRSDVTPILSDEELQMMHYYASQRWQTRKNIEHKIGPAKYALAEYDKIKRITFPVDEKHLLMITTEIDADHTSIIKKILELIIN; encoded by the coding sequence ATGGATTTTGAAAAATTGTATTCTAATATTTTGAATTTAGATTCCTCCATCAGATATGCTGCAATTCAAAATAATACTGGTGTCAAGATTGCCGGTGGTTTTAGATCCGATGTCACTCCAATTCTAAGTGATGAAGAATTACAGATGATGCACTATTATGCATCCCAAAGATGGCAGACAAGAAAAAATATTGAACACAAAATTGGTCCTGCAAAGTACGCACTAGCAGAATACGACAAAATCAAACGAATTACATTTCCAGTTGACGAAAAACACCTCTTGATGATTACTACTGAGATTGATGCTGATCATACTAGTATTATCAAAAAAATACTTGAACTAATTATCAATTAG
- the rrp42 gene encoding exosome complex protein Rrp42, giving the protein MTSHTVIDELKRNQILELLEQGKRVDGRALDESREVSIETNAIPKANGSARVRLGDTEVVCGVKIQPDRPFPDTGDKGLFICTAELLPLSHPTVETGPPGPEVIELARVVDRGIRESHMIDVSQLVIEKDKSVIGVFADNVVVDYDGNLFDACSYAATAALLSSKSPKWNWVDDAPALVEGEEVDVPITTIPVSVTMGKIGNHIIVDPNGDEWASMDARITITSDSDGNICALQKGGDDGFTQDEIVQCGEISVRVGAKIREKLKAAQQGGQ; this is encoded by the coding sequence ATGACATCACATACAGTTATTGACGAACTAAAGAGAAACCAAATTCTTGAATTATTAGAACAAGGAAAAAGAGTAGATGGTAGAGCTCTTGATGAATCAAGAGAAGTTTCTATTGAAACTAATGCCATTCCAAAAGCAAACGGTTCTGCAAGAGTTCGATTAGGCGATACTGAAGTTGTATGTGGCGTTAAAATCCAACCAGACAGACCTTTTCCAGACACTGGTGACAAAGGACTTTTCATTTGTACTGCTGAACTATTACCACTTTCACATCCTACAGTTGAAACAGGACCTCCGGGACCTGAAGTAATTGAACTAGCTAGAGTTGTTGATAGAGGAATCAGAGAAAGTCACATGATTGATGTATCTCAATTAGTTATTGAAAAAGACAAATCTGTAATTGGTGTCTTTGCAGACAATGTTGTTGTTGATTATGATGGTAATCTATTTGATGCATGTTCTTATGCTGCAACTGCCGCATTACTCTCATCAAAAAGTCCTAAATGGAATTGGGTAGACGACGCACCTGCACTAGTTGAAGGTGAAGAAGTTGATGTTCCAATCACTACAATTCCTGTATCTGTAACCATGGGAAAGATTGGAAATCACATCATAGTTGATCCTAATGGTGATGAATGGGCAAGTATGGATGCAAGAATTACAATTACTAGTGATTCTGATGGAAACATCTGTGCCTTACAAAAAGGTGGAGATGATGGGTTCACACAAGATGAAATCGTTCAATGCGGTGAAATCTCAGTCAGAGTAGGCGCAAAAATAAGAGAAAAATTAAAAGCAGCTCAGCAAGGAGGTCAGTAA
- a CDS encoding nucleotidyltransferase family protein, producing the protein MKAIILAGGKGTRGKPYTEFFPKAMTPIDGKPMIDYIIKYLQKYNFIKEIIIISDFNGLGGQIKNYYGNQKNISFVQDSQSGTGGDLLHIEKKLKGESEFVLWFVDNLCAVDLKKMKETFTKKKSSACIATRTKRREETGFAVVKDGIITEFKEKPVMKLQLSECFGIYMLEKDIIQKIKAKKKQKEINLSYDILQQLSKEGKISAFDVGDKEWIDAESPSYLERNQKTVKKIIKQMGL; encoded by the coding sequence GTGAAGGCAATAATTTTAGCCGGTGGCAAAGGTACACGAGGCAAGCCATATACAGAATTCTTTCCTAAAGCAATGACACCAATCGATGGGAAACCAATGATTGATTACATCATAAAATATCTTCAAAAATACAATTTCATAAAAGAGATAATCATAATTTCAGATTTTAACGGTCTTGGAGGACAAATCAAAAACTATTACGGAAACCAAAAGAACATCTCTTTTGTTCAAGATTCTCAAAGTGGAACTGGAGGAGATTTGTTACACATTGAGAAAAAACTAAAAGGTGAATCTGAATTTGTGTTGTGGTTTGTGGATAATCTGTGTGCAGTAGATCTCAAAAAAATGAAAGAGACATTTACTAAAAAGAAGAGTTCTGCATGCATTGCAACTAGAACAAAGAGAAGAGAAGAGACAGGATTTGCAGTGGTGAAAGATGGAATAATTACAGAATTCAAAGAAAAACCAGTTATGAAATTACAATTGTCTGAATGTTTTGGAATCTATATGCTTGAAAAAGACATTATCCAAAAAATAAAGGCAAAGAAGAAACAAAAAGAGATCAATCTCTCCTACGACATATTACAACAATTATCAAAGGAAGGAAAGATCAGTGCTTTTGATGTTGGAGATAAGGAATGGATTGATGCGGAATCTCCTTCATATTTGGAGAGAAATCAAAAAACTGTAAAGAAGATCATAAAACAGATGGGACTGTAG
- a CDS encoding DNA-directed RNA polymerase subunit D: protein MDFEDFHQDLSSLEVISKDNQKIALKLKGVPLQYANALRRVCLNGVPVFAVDTVDIIENSSVLPDEGLAHRLGLIPLKTDLSRFNEPSKCECQSETGCSNCKVMLVLDSGDSDVTRTVLSNELSSEDDSITPISDKIPIVELAPGQRIKVECYARLGRGTEHAKWNSANVSMLTETDKDDERILTVESTGALNPEQIILSGVEEVGHRLAEFKDTIDQISE from the coding sequence GTGGACTTTGAAGATTTTCATCAAGATTTGTCATCCTTAGAAGTAATTAGCAAAGATAATCAAAAAATAGCTTTAAAGCTCAAAGGCGTACCATTACAATATGCAAATGCCCTAAGACGTGTTTGTCTCAATGGTGTTCCAGTCTTTGCAGTTGACACAGTTGATATTATTGAAAATTCATCAGTTTTACCAGATGAAGGTTTAGCACATAGGTTAGGTCTCATACCACTCAAAACGGATTTGAGCAGATTTAACGAGCCATCAAAGTGTGAGTGTCAAAGTGAAACAGGATGTTCAAATTGTAAGGTAATGTTAGTTTTAGATTCTGGAGATTCAGATGTTACAAGAACAGTTCTATCAAACGAACTATCATCTGAAGACGACTCTATTACTCCAATATCAGACAAAATTCCAATTGTAGAACTTGCACCAGGTCAAAGAATCAAAGTTGAATGTTATGCAAGACTTGGACGGGGTACAGAGCATGCAAAATGGAATTCTGCAAATGTTTCAATGTTAACTGAAACAGACAAGGATGATGAGAGAATTCTTACTGTTGAATCAACTGGAGCACTTAATCCTGAGCAAATTATCTTGTCAGGAGTAGAAGAAGTAGGTCATAGATTGGCCGAATTCAAAGATACAATCGACCAAATCAGCGAATAG
- the rrp4 gene encoding exosome complex RNA-binding protein Rrp4: protein MADKRKYVIPGDVVTTGPFRPEQNTVLEGNKIISTTIGISEIYDDSVRVIPLTGKYIPKINDLVIGKVNSHTSLSWELDINSCYVGFLPAQDVFGRDFSAHADELATKLRTGDLVAARIANFDRTRDPLVSISDRDLGKIDSGVLMEISPSKVPRLIGKKGSMIQMIEEATDAAVTIGQNGWVVVSCESPEGLLKAKKAIQMVNEQAHVANLTDQVKEMLDKKGES from the coding sequence ATGGCAGATAAGAGAAAATACGTTATCCCAGGTGATGTTGTAACCACAGGACCTTTCAGACCTGAACAAAACACAGTACTTGAAGGAAATAAAATAATCTCAACAACAATTGGTATTTCTGAAATTTATGATGACTCTGTTCGTGTAATTCCACTAACTGGAAAATATATTCCAAAAATTAATGATCTTGTAATTGGCAAAGTCAACTCCCACACATCCTTGTCTTGGGAATTGGATATCAATTCATGCTATGTTGGATTTTTGCCAGCACAAGATGTTTTTGGACGTGACTTTTCTGCTCATGCTGATGAACTTGCAACCAAACTCCGAACAGGAGATCTAGTTGCTGCAAGAATTGCAAACTTTGATAGAACAAGAGATCCATTAGTCTCCATCTCTGATAGAGACTTGGGAAAGATTGATTCTGGCGTTCTTATGGAAATATCTCCAAGCAAAGTTCCACGCCTAATTGGAAAGAAAGGTAGTATGATTCAGATGATTGAAGAGGCTACTGATGCTGCAGTAACAATTGGACAAAACGGTTGGGTTGTAGTTTCCTGTGAATCCCCAGAGGGATTATTAAAGGCTAAAAAAGCAATTCAAATGGTTAATGAGCAAGCACACGTTGCAAATTTGACTGATCAAGTGAAAGAAATGTTAGATAAAAAAGGTGAATCATAA
- the leuC gene encoding 3-isopropylmalate dehydratase large subunit yields MGKTLFEKIWDAHVVVGKENGPSLIYIDRHLVHEVTSPQAFDGLRMNNRKVRRPDLTIATMDHNVPTTDRGLPILDQTSSVQIQTLEKNCQDFGIKLFDINSPNQGIVHVIGPQLGITLPGSTIVCGDSHTSTHGAFGALAFGIGTSEVEHVLASQTLWLEKPKPFEIRVEGKRKNPHAVTAKDIVLSIIKNIGTGGGTGTVIEYRGEGIEDLSMEQRMTICNMSIEAGARAGLIAPDEKTYDYLRDRQYTPKNYESLVEYWRENLKSDDDAKFEKQFTLHIDDIAPQVSWGTNPGMTCDVTETVPTPDEFSKGDSNQKKGAEKALDYMDLKSGTPIEEIKIDRVFIGSCTNARLEDLIEASKVVKGQKVSPDVRAMVVPGSQMVKKQAEEMGLDKIFTNANFEWREAGCSMCLGMNPDILSPGERCASTSNRNFEGRQGTGGRTHLVSPVMAAAAAINGHFVDVRKMDLS; encoded by the coding sequence ATGGGAAAAACACTTTTTGAAAAAATTTGGGATGCACATGTTGTAGTTGGAAAAGAAAACGGCCCATCTTTGATTTACATCGATAGACATCTAGTTCACGAAGTAACTTCTCCTCAGGCCTTTGATGGTCTTAGAATGAATAACAGAAAGGTTAGGAGACCTGATCTTACCATTGCAACAATGGATCATAATGTTCCTACAACTGATAGGGGGCTTCCAATTTTAGATCAAACATCATCTGTACAAATTCAAACACTAGAAAAAAACTGCCAAGATTTCGGAATTAAACTATTTGATATTAACAGTCCTAATCAAGGAATAGTTCATGTCATTGGGCCTCAACTTGGAATCACTTTACCTGGTTCCACTATTGTTTGTGGTGACAGTCACACTTCTACTCATGGTGCATTTGGTGCTCTTGCATTTGGAATTGGAACAAGCGAAGTAGAACATGTTTTGGCATCCCAGACTTTGTGGCTAGAAAAACCAAAACCCTTTGAAATTAGAGTAGAAGGAAAGCGAAAGAACCCTCATGCTGTTACTGCAAAAGATATCGTACTATCCATTATCAAAAATATTGGAACTGGCGGTGGGACTGGAACTGTAATAGAGTACCGTGGTGAGGGAATAGAGGACCTTTCCATGGAGCAGAGAATGACCATATGTAACATGTCAATTGAGGCTGGTGCTCGTGCTGGATTGATTGCCCCTGATGAGAAGACTTATGATTATCTTAGAGATAGGCAATACACTCCAAAAAACTATGAATCTCTTGTAGAATACTGGCGAGAAAATCTAAAATCAGATGATGATGCAAAATTTGAAAAACAATTCACATTACACATTGATGATATTGCACCTCAAGTAAGTTGGGGAACAAATCCTGGAATGACTTGTGATGTAACTGAAACAGTTCCAACACCTGACGAGTTTTCAAAAGGCGATTCCAATCAAAAGAAGGGTGCAGAAAAGGCACTTGATTACATGGACCTTAAATCTGGAACACCAATTGAAGAAATTAAAATCGACAGAGTGTTCATTGGCTCTTGTACTAATGCAAGACTTGAAGATTTGATTGAAGCCTCCAAAGTAGTCAAAGGACAAAAAGTTTCTCCAGATGTTCGTGCAATGGTGGTTCCTGGCTCTCAAATGGTAAAGAAACAAGCTGAAGAGATGGGTCTTGATAAAATTTTCACTAATGCTAACTTTGAATGGAGGGAAGCTGGATGTAGTATGTGTCTTGGAATGAATCCTGATATTTTATCTCCAGGAGAAAGATGTGCAAGTACTTCTAATCGAAACTTTGAAGGAAGACAGGGCACTGGTGGACGAACTCATTTGGTTAGTCCTGTAATGGCAGCTGCTGCTGCAATCAATGGACATTTTGTTGATGTAAGGAAGATGGATTTGAGTTAA
- the rrp41 gene encoding exosome complex exonuclease Rrp41 produces MGGREATMVLMDENGKRCDGRTVDEPRRIMIKAGGLKNADGSSYIEFGDNKILVGVFGPRDVHPKHMSDTDTGILRVRYHMEPFSVGERKNPAPSRREIEISKVIKEALEPAVMLEKFPRTAVDVFIEVLQADGGTRCAALTAASVALADAGIPMRDMVAAIAAGKVADTVILDVNNEEDQAGQADMPIGYMPNLEKITLLQLDGVLTPEEYKKCIQVGVDGCKLVYELQKKALNDKYFGNKGD; encoded by the coding sequence ATGGGTGGACGAGAAGCAACAATGGTCCTTATGGACGAAAATGGAAAACGTTGTGACGGACGTACAGTTGATGAACCACGTCGAATTATGATTAAAGCTGGTGGACTCAAAAATGCAGATGGTTCATCTTACATTGAATTTGGTGATAACAAAATTCTAGTTGGAGTATTTGGTCCTAGAGATGTTCATCCAAAACACATGTCTGATACTGACACTGGTATTTTGAGAGTTAGATATCACATGGAACCATTCTCTGTTGGTGAGAGAAAGAATCCTGCACCTTCAAGAAGAGAGATTGAAATTTCCAAAGTAATCAAAGAAGCATTAGAGCCTGCAGTCATGTTAGAAAAATTCCCAAGAACTGCAGTTGATGTATTTATCGAAGTTTTACAAGCAGACGGTGGAACTAGATGTGCCGCACTTACAGCAGCATCTGTCGCACTAGCTGATGCTGGAATTCCAATGAGAGATATGGTTGCAGCAATTGCTGCAGGCAAAGTTGCAGATACTGTGATTCTTGATGTTAACAATGAAGAAGACCAAGCAGGTCAAGCAGACATGCCAATTGGTTACATGCCAAATCTTGAAAAAATTACACTATTGCAATTAGATGGCGTTCTTACTCCTGAAGAATACAAAAAATGTATTCAAGTTGGAGTTGATGGATGCAAACTAGTTTATGAATTACAAAAGAAAGCACTCAACGACAAATACTTTGGAAACAAGGGAGATTAG
- a CDS encoding ribosome assembly factor SBDS, translated as MADVTVARFSFEGEKFEILVKPDPALEYKLGKKKDISAILVSEDIYTDSGKGTKPSTEKLLKAFKTEDQTEIAQIIMQKGDLNLTTDQRRKMIEDKKKQIVAYIAKTYVDPKTHLPHPPLRVEQAMKDGRVSVDPQKSVDEQVKDIVDKLRSIIALKSENLQLEIIIPAQYASQSYAVLKSVGSLKKEEWQNNGSLKAILEIPAAARPNVIDRLGSITKGSASVEVMQ; from the coding sequence ATGGCCGATGTAACAGTTGCAAGATTCTCTTTTGAAGGAGAGAAATTTGAGATATTGGTAAAACCTGATCCAGCACTAGAGTACAAGCTTGGAAAGAAAAAAGATATTTCTGCAATTTTGGTTTCTGAAGACATCTACACTGATTCAGGAAAGGGAACAAAACCTTCTACTGAAAAACTACTCAAAGCTTTCAAAACTGAAGATCAAACTGAAATTGCTCAAATAATTATGCAAAAAGGTGATCTTAATCTTACAACTGATCAAAGACGAAAGATGATTGAAGACAAGAAAAAACAGATTGTAGCATACATTGCAAAGACCTATGTCGATCCTAAAACTCACTTACCTCACCCACCTTTGAGAGTTGAGCAAGCAATGAAAGATGGAAGAGTTTCAGTTGATCCTCAGAAAAGTGTTGATGAACAAGTAAAAGATATTGTAGACAAACTTCGTTCAATAATTGCTCTAAAATCTGAGAATTTGCAATTAGAGATTATCATACCTGCACAATATGCTTCACAATCATATGCTGTTCTAAAGTCAGTAGGTTCTCTGAAAAAAGAAGAATGGCAAAATAATGGTTCTCTAAAAGCAATACTTGAAATACCCGCTGCAGCAAGGCCAAACGTGATAGACAGATTAGGTTCTATAACCAAAGGTTCTGCTTCAGTTGAGGTAATGCAATAA
- a CDS encoding 3-isopropylmalate dehydratase large subunit gives MNIVEKILARASGKSQVAPDDVVFAKVDKVMVHDVSGPGVLKVFDKLKNKGVDVSKLWDPTKVWVAEDHFVPSAEKISAENIVKLSNFTKNYGIEKHFKYGMGQYGICHTLSHEEAMVMPGDVYVGGDSHTNTTGALGAFACGLGHTDIAYVLLNGQIWFKVPETDYFKLNGKLPDHVMAKDLILKIIGDIGTDGGNYRTMQFGGTGIDEMSVESRLTLCNMTTEAGAKNGIAEADQKVVDYLSSRGATNAQVFKGDDDAQYANVYEYEASEMEPLVAKPFSPENIAVVREAPSVELDKSYIGSCTGAKYEDLEAAAKILKGKTVKIRTEILPASISIYKRAMENGLLTIFLDAGVTVGPPTCGACCGAHMGVLAKNEICISTTNRNFPGRMGHVESETYLSSPMVAAASAVTGKITDPRDL, from the coding sequence ATGAACATTGTAGAGAAGATTCTTGCTCGTGCATCAGGAAAATCGCAAGTTGCCCCTGATGATGTAGTTTTTGCAAAGGTCGACAAGGTAATGGTTCATGATGTTTCTGGACCTGGAGTTCTCAAGGTGTTTGATAAATTAAAAAACAAAGGTGTTGATGTCAGCAAACTTTGGGATCCTACAAAGGTATGGGTTGCTGAAGATCACTTTGTTCCTTCTGCAGAAAAAATATCTGCTGAAAATATCGTTAAATTATCAAATTTCACAAAAAACTATGGAATTGAAAAACACTTCAAATATGGAATGGGTCAGTATGGAATCTGCCATACATTATCTCATGAAGAAGCAATGGTGATGCCTGGTGATGTCTATGTTGGCGGTGATTCTCACACAAACACTACGGGTGCACTTGGTGCATTTGCATGTGGGTTAGGTCATACTGATATTGCATATGTTTTGCTTAATGGACAAATCTGGTTTAAGGTGCCAGAGACTGATTATTTCAAACTAAACGGAAAACTCCCAGATCATGTAATGGCTAAAGATTTGATCTTGAAAATCATTGGCGATATTGGAACTGATGGAGGAAATTACAGAACAATGCAGTTTGGCGGTACTGGGATTGATGAGATGTCTGTTGAAAGCAGATTGACACTATGTAACATGACAACAGAAGCTGGAGCAAAGAATGGAATTGCTGAAGCTGATCAAAAAGTCGTAGATTATCTTTCTAGTAGAGGTGCAACAAATGCACAAGTATTCAAAGGTGATGATGATGCACAGTATGCAAATGTGTATGAGTATGAAGCCTCTGAAATGGAACCTCTTGTCGCAAAACCATTCTCTCCTGAAAATATTGCAGTAGTAAGAGAAGCTCCTTCAGTAGAACTTGACAAATCCTACATCGGTTCTTGTACTGGGGCAAAGTATGAAGACTTGGAAGCTGCAGCAAAGATTCTCAAAGGAAAGACTGTAAAGATTAGAACAGAAATTCTTCCAGCATCTATCTCAATTTACAAGCGTGCAATGGAAAATGGATTACTTACCATATTCTTAGATGCAGGCGTTACTGTAGGTCCACCAACTTGTGGTGCATGTTGTGGAGCACACATGGGTGTTTTGGCTAAAAATGAAATCTGCATAAGCACTACAAACAGAAATTTCCCAGGTAGAATGGGTCATGTAGAGTCTGAGACATATCTTTCATCTCCAATGGTTGCTGCAGCTTCCGCAGTAACTGGAAAAATCACTGATCCGAGGGATTTGTAA
- a CDS encoding 50S ribosomal protein L18e, with the protein MTNQVVIRMAKDLKSASAKNDAPIWAKLAEYALKPSIARRDINLNKIAKLTKENDTVVFPGKVLGTGNVPHKITLCSFSISNSAATKIIENGGKLISYSELIEQNPTGKGVVLLG; encoded by the coding sequence ATGACTAATCAAGTAGTTATACGCATGGCAAAGGATCTAAAGTCTGCATCAGCTAAAAACGATGCTCCAATTTGGGCAAAACTAGCAGAATATGCACTAAAACCATCTATTGCCAGAAGAGACATTAACTTGAATAAAATCGCTAAACTAACTAAAGAAAACGACACTGTCGTATTTCCAGGAAAAGTTCTTGGAACAGGCAATGTACCTCACAAAATCACATTATGTTCATTTTCAATATCAAACTCTGCAGCAACCAAAATTATTGAAAATGGTGGAAAACTAATCAGTTATTCAGAATTAATCGAACAAAACCCAACTGGAAAAGGAGTAGTATTACTTGGCTAG
- the rplM gene encoding 50S ribosomal protein L13 has protein sequence MASQETVVRTDRPIVVDATNHIAGRLSSNVAKLLKQGHRVSIVNCEKIMYSGTRSNLIKEYREFLEINSIINPKHGPVHYRRPDTIITKMIRQMLPYDRKPSGKESIKRLRAYIGSPKELKSLEKIQFEKAKIKKSPSNYTTMGELCRVIGWTE, from the coding sequence TTGGCTAGTCAAGAGACAGTTGTTAGAACTGACAGACCAATCGTAGTAGATGCAACCAACCATATTGCTGGCAGATTATCATCAAATGTTGCAAAATTACTAAAACAAGGACACAGAGTTTCAATTGTAAACTGTGAGAAGATCATGTACAGTGGAACTAGATCAAACTTGATTAAAGAATATAGAGAATTTTTAGAAATTAACAGTATCATTAATCCAAAACACGGACCTGTACACTACAGAAGACCAGATACAATCATCACAAAAATGATTCGTCAAATGTTACCATACGATAGAAAGCCATCAGGTAAAGAGTCAATTAAAAGACTAAGAGCATACATTGGTTCTCCAAAAGAACTAAAATCACTTGAGAAGATTCAATTTGAGAAAGCAAAAATTAAAAAATCTCCATCAAACTACACCACGATGGGAGAATTATGCAGAGTAATAGGGTGGACTGAATGA
- the leuD gene encoding 3-isopropylmalate dehydratase small subunit (catalyzes the isomerization between 2-isopropylmalate and 3-isopropylmalate in leucine biosynthesis), with protein sequence MKGNVIKYERDNIDTDVIIPGQYLKVHDYAELATHAMEGLDPDFHSKVKEGDFILSGKNFGCGSSREHAPIALSHSGVKAVLALSFARIFYRNSVDGAFLLPIEIEEDAYNGISEGDEIDIDISKNEINNLTKNQTYKMKPFSEIIGKIIEAGGLFNYKP encoded by the coding sequence ATGAAAGGAAACGTCATAAAATATGAAAGAGACAACATCGATACTGATGTAATTATTCCTGGACAATACCTCAAGGTTCATGATTATGCTGAACTTGCAACTCACGCAATGGAAGGTCTAGATCCTGACTTTCATTCCAAAGTAAAGGAAGGTGATTTTATCTTGTCTGGAAAGAATTTTGGCTGTGGTTCATCACGTGAGCATGCCCCAATTGCATTGTCTCACTCTGGCGTCAAGGCAGTACTTGCGTTATCTTTTGCCAGAATCTTTTACAGAAATTCTGTTGATGGTGCATTTTTGTTACCAATTGAAATTGAAGAAGATGCATACAATGGAATCTCTGAAGGAGATGAAATTGATATTGACATTAGCAAAAACGAAATCAATAACTTGACAAAAAATCAAACATACAAGATGAAACCATTCTCTGAGATTATTGGAAAAATAATTGAAGCTGGTGGTCTCTTTAATTACAAACCATAG